The following nucleotide sequence is from Apium graveolens cultivar Ventura chromosome 4, ASM990537v1, whole genome shotgun sequence.
TTGTCTACTGAAAGCACTCCAGTTTAAGGAAATTTACAGATTCTTACTATGTTCCAACTACTCTAGTCGTATTGGCTCCAGTTTCAGAGTCCCCGCAAATCCTTGCCGTGCCAAAATCCGAAATTTTTGGGTTCATCTCATGATCAAGTAGAACATTACTGGCTTTGAGATCCCTATGAATGATTCTTAGTCTAGAATCCTGATGGAGATAGAGAAGTCCCCTTGCAATGCCATTTATAATATTATATCTCATAGGCCAATCAAGCGTGCTGCTTTGTTTTTTTTCTGTTCAACGAGTCAATAAAGCTAATTCAGCTAGAAAAACAAGGTGAAGAACATGCAGTCGTAGATTATCTCAAATTCAACATTACTGCAGAGGAAAAGCATACCGAAGATGAATGAGTCTAAGCTTTTATTGGGCATGTATTCATACACCAGTATTCTTTCTCCTTCCTGCACGGAGCAACCAAGAAGCTTCACAAGGTTTCGGTGTTGAAGTTGAGCAATGCATGAAACTTCATTTTTAAACTCCTTCAACCCTTGCCTCGAGTCCTTCGAAAGCCTCTTTACTGCAATGTCCTTTCCCTCATCTAGTGTGCCCTTAAGAGTAAAAGGTTGACAGTGTCATATACTATCATATCAAATGACATTAAATATTACTGTATATCTCTAATCCAAGGGTAAAAACTGTAATTCCATCTCTGTTGATTTCTGTGAGTAACGTAAACTTTTGACTTCGTTCAAGTGCAACAGCGTGATAATTACCTTATAGACAGTCCCAAAGCCACCTTCTCCGAGCTTAGAGTGCGTAGAGAAGCCATTAGTTGCATTTGCTAGGGTTGTGAAGTCAAACAATGGCAACTCTAAATCCTCATCACCTTTCTTATGACCACCATCATGATCATAGTACATCCTTCTTATCCCTGCAATTTTCACATTCAAAGGGAAACAGTAAAAACTTGGCCAAAATTCTAAAAGAAAATCTTAGTTTTCAAAATTGTTGAATACCTTCTGTGTGCTTCTTTTTCTTCCTCATTATCCACATGCATGCGCCGAGTGTCATTGTTACAATCAACAGAATAGGGATGATTATAAATCTTATTTTGGATCTCCCATCTTTATCTTCACATATATCCAGAAAAAAAAAATGTCAGTTACCACAACAGGAAAGACCATACAGATCCATGGCTTCAATCAGTTGAACTAGATTCAgtagtaaatacagagaaaataaGTTTACCTAACTCGGAAGCAGCCATTCTTATGTAAAGATCTTGCCCATTTTCATTTTCCTCTCTTATATCCATAAGTTCATTAAACCATAACAAGCATCCGCTTCCACTACCTCTAACATCTATATTTGCATAAGCAGTGCATGAGCAATTCTTCAAGCACACCCTCTTACACTCATCAAGACTCATATTCCGATTATACCAAGAACGTTGAGTATCTGGCAATTTCAAGCCCGAATGCTTTACAAATCCCTCCCCTTTCATGCAACTCAATTTTACTTTTCTTACACATCCACTAGACCAATCTGCAACATCCCATTCTTGTTCagattttggctcaaatccaTCGAAACAGCTGCACACAGGAGACCTGTTAATGTTACAACTCCCATATGATCCGCACAGTGCGTAACGATCACAGTCATCCATCTGACCAGTAAGATAAATCTGCCAAATTTGAGATTTTTCAAGCCATACCAATCTTTGTACATAACCAAGTGGATGCAATATTAACCTCGTAACAACTGAACCATTATTAACTTCGTATTGATAATACAACTCTTTATCATTAGAAACCAATTCGTACTTGTAGATTGGATTTGGCTTCAAGTTTGCCCTGCCAGAAAACTGAACACCATTCCAAGGACCAGCGCGAGTCTGAACAGCAGAGCCCTTCAAAATGAATGACTGTGGAAATCCATTACGATTGATATGATATGTATATTCACCGGGAGATGGATCATCCTCACTTTTCCAAGAATTAAGATAAGTTTCAAGCCCAGTTTCCAAATCCCACCCGAGCTTGCTGCCCGATAAAAGAGTACTTCCTGGCTTATTAAAACTTTGCCACAGGTAATTTTCAGGGGAACTGTCAGTTTCATCCCTGATAACAAGATTTCCAGAATCTAACAACTGCACAATAGGATTATTCACAGACGTTGAAGAGTTTGATGACCAAACTACCTGATCAGAAGCATTGAGAATGACAAGCTTTCCGTCTCTGTTAAGTTTTAAGTGACCAGAAGTAGTATTCAGAGGAGTTTCTCTATTGGCAACCCAAACAATTGTCTTCTTAGGTATGTTTTTGTACCAAATACTGACGTATCGATTTGTGGAATTTCCAGGGTTAGCGAAACCAAGCTCGAAATGACCGCCAGCTGAAACAATGGTGAGTCCATCACTTATGTTTTGGTTAGCTTTTATAATGTCTACAGCTGCTGTTGAGTGTAGTGAGAAACAAAATAATGTGATGGAGAATAACAGAGTGATCAAGACAGTGGTAAAATTGCCACACTCCATTGAACTTTTTAATTGTCTGTTTGAGTTGCTATGAAAGAATGAAATGAGTGTTCATAAAAAAGCGAGGAAGATACTTCATAATTACTTAAATTTATAAATGTAAAGACAGGTGGATTACATCAAAATCCAACAATTACTAACTTAACTACTACAGGTGACCCTGCTGGCTCACACATTTCTGTCATTAGTCGTTGCATGTACCCATTAACATGACTTCTATCTTTGAAATTTTCAAAGTCTTTCCCAGTAAACTATTTCATGTCATGAGTATTCATTTTGATTTTTATAGTATCCTTGAACACAAAATGAATTTAATTGCAAGTATTTGATATGCGTGTTGTTTCAGGCACTACGATCCAACACGTCATGATTCCCTATGGCTTCGGTAACATTCTATTACCACACACCTCTTCATCAGTTGTAACATCTACATGACTTGCAAGTCCTGCCATTGAAATTTTAATACATTCATCGAGATGGCCACAACATGGTTCCTTTACCTGTTTACCCTAATTTAAATTCAAACTTCTCAAACTACCATGATTCCTTCATTTGTTCCAATACATTCTAACTAACGATACTTTACCACATCCACTACTGAACACGCGCTTTTTAGTCTGTAAAACTAGACCATGATCAATATATGTGTTTCAAGGAGCATagtgttagaaaattaggattttagagcttaatttaattatgttcttgatgttaatcctaaaatctaatgattggaaattgttcaatgatatttgaacttaaattttcatgtatggttttaagaattttcttaatgaaatccatatgaaatgagagttgaaagtagcttggaaaagcttggaaaaatttgagaatgtttgtcccacattgaaataaatgaagggggttgtgtgctttatatggtattacccacatgagtagtatacaactactaaggtgtgtgatggtccattgtgttgttatgtgtcgaag
It contains:
- the LOC141721252 gene encoding G-type lectin S-receptor-like serine/threonine-protein kinase At4g27290 isoform X2, giving the protein MECGNFTTVLITLLFSITLFCFSLHSTAAVDIIKANQNISDGLTIVSAGGHFELGFANPGNSTNRYVSIWYKNIPKKTIVWVANRETPLNTTSGHLKLNRDGKLVILNASDQVVWSSNSSTSVNNPIVQLLDSGNLVIRDETDSSPENYLWQSFNKPGSTLLSGSKLGWDLETGLETYLNSWKSEDDPSPGEYTYHINRNGFPQSFILKGSAVQTRAGPWNGVQFSGRANLKPNPIYKYELVSNDKELYYQYEVNNGSVVTRLILHPLGYVQRLVWLEKSQIWQIYLTGQMDDCDRYALCGSYGSCNINRSPVCSCFDGFEPKSEQEWDVADWSSGCVRKVKLSCMKGEGFVKHSGLKLPDTQRSWYNRNMSLDECKRVCLKNCSCTAYANIDVRGSGSGCLLWFNELMDIREENENGQDLYIRMAASELDKDGRSKIRFIIIPILLIVTMTLGACMWIMRKKKKHTEGIRRMYYDHDGGHKKGDEDLELPLFDFTTLANATNGFSTHSKLGEGGFGTVYKGTLDEGKDIAVKRLSKDSRQGLKEFKNEVSCIAQLQHRNLVKLLGCSVQEGERILVYEYMPNKSLDSFIFEKKQSSTLDWPMRYNIINGIARGLLYLHQDSRLRIIHRDLKASNVLLDHEMNPKISDFGTARICGDSETGANTTRVVGTYGYMSPEYATDGIFSVKSDVYSFGVMLLEIVSGKRNKNFTHPDHNLNLLGHVWIHYRDGNVLELVDEAIAKSCHEHQVEVFRAIHIGLLCVQQYPSDRPTMATVVLMLTSEILLPVPKEPGFFTLRKLHEEDSTSLSSNHLSVTTMVPR
- the LOC141721252 gene encoding G-type lectin S-receptor-like serine/threonine-protein kinase At4g27290 isoform X1 — encoded protein: MECGNFTTVLITLLFSITLFCFSLHSTAAVDIIKANQNISDGLTIVSAGGHFELGFANPGNSTNRYVSIWYKNIPKKTIVWVANRETPLNTTSGHLKLNRDGKLVILNASDQVVWSSNSSTSVNNPIVQLLDSGNLVIRDETDSSPENYLWQSFNKPGSTLLSGSKLGWDLETGLETYLNSWKSEDDPSPGEYTYHINRNGFPQSFILKGSAVQTRAGPWNGVQFSGRANLKPNPIYKYELVSNDKELYYQYEVNNGSVVTRLILHPLGYVQRLVWLEKSQIWQIYLTGQMDDCDRYALCGSYGSCNINRSPVCSCFDGFEPKSEQEWDVADWSSGCVRKVKLSCMKGEGFVKHSGLKLPDTQRSWYNRNMSLDECKRVCLKNCSCTAYANIDVRGSGSGCLLWFNELMDIREENENGQDLYIRMAASELDKDGRSKIRFIIIPILLIVTMTLGACMWIMRKKKKHTEGIRRMYYDHDGGHKKGDEDLELPLFDFTTLANATNGFSTHSKLGEGGFGTVYKGTLDEGKDIAVKRLSKDSRQGLKEFKNEVSCIAQLQHRNLVKLLGCSVQEGERILVYEYMPNKSLDSFIFEKKQSSTLDWPMRYNIINGIARGLLYLHQDSRLRIIHRDLKASNVLLDHEMNPKISDFGTARICGDSETGANTTRVVGTYGYMSPEYATDGIFSVKSDVYSFGVMLLEIVSGKRNKNFTHPDHNLNLLGHASAEVWIHYRDGNVLELVDEAIAKSCHEHQVEVFRAIHIGLLCVQQYPSDRPTMATVVLMLTSEILLPVPKEPGFFTLRKLHEEDSTSLSSNHLSVTTMVPR